The Zygotorulaspora mrakii chromosome 6, complete sequence genome includes the window AGAACTGGCTTTAAACCGTCTGAGAATCCCGATATAGTGAAGCTAATGCTCACGTCACCTTTGGTAGAGCAGCCAAACTCGTAGGAAAAGCCTAGCTTGATGGATGGATATAGACTGGGGCATAAAGATATGaacaaaatttggattAATGTCTCCAAGTGCATGGTATTTTCAGGACTAGGTTTTATCTGCATGCTTAAAACATCAATAGAAACGACAGACTTAAATCTCAATGAACCAGTCACGTCATCCGGCAATATCCACATCTCATGGTGTTCATTCTGGCTGACTAATGTAGGAATCGTTTTAATCAAGTCGCTATTGATAGCAAAACTCAGCGAAGCAGAACGACATTTATTAGATGAAGTCATCAAGATTTCATTTAAAGTTGAGGAACAGTTCGCCCATTTTGGTTTAAAACAATTCTCTTTgggaaaatgaaagttgTAATGCATGTTACAGCTTGGCTTACCATCGTTCAGGTTTAATATGACTTTAAGATACTCAAAATCGTAGGCAGCATCCCTTTTAAGAGCTTTATTAGAATAATCTTGCTGGATAGTTTCCGTAAAGAATGGGCATGTACTCAAATCTCCAAGAAGAATCAACCTGATATTATTCGTGGTCATAAATTCTTTAAGAAACATCTGGAAATTAATAGCTTGACCTATCCACCATCTTTCACTATCCGTATTTTCgtgaaaaaatgagatgGAAGATTCCTCGGATAGTATAGGTGAACCTTTGAAGAGACATCTCAGATCTAAGGCCTCTAAATCTTCCTGCATCAAACAACTTAAACTTGAACATTCCTGCATTGGAGAACTCTCCTTTGGTAAGTAGATAAATCGCAAAACATCGATGCTACATTGATCGCTCAGAAACTTCGAAAGAGTTAAAGTGTCATTCCCGCTGAACAGGGGAATCAAAACATATGATATTGTTTCAACTATAGAGCTTATCTTCTTCCAGCCCGTATTTGTTAGGGAGAGTTCAAGCACTAGTCCCATGCCGTTTGTCGCAAAGTCGGATGTAAACGCGTAACAGCTCGTTATCCAGCCTTCTTGCTTGAAATAGTGACAAAGAGATCCTTCTGATTCATCGCCGAAGATTTCACTCCAGAAGTGTGCAAAAGTTACAACATCTTTCTTAGTGAATCTCGTATTTTGCCAGTGCACAGGGAAGAATATCCTTGACATCGGAAGTTTATGCACATTGACAAAAATGGCGTTTTGTTTTTCGCTTTCAGAGAAGCATAAGCAATTggcatatttttctttccatgTGTCGCTTAATATCTTTGTAGTATGGatctcatcttcttcctgAGTAAGTACCGGTGACGTCAACTTCGATCTCCTAGAGGACTTTTTCGGCGATCTCAGAGAAGGTTTGATTGAACGAATtatatttcttcttgaagAAGGGTACATCGGTATGTCTCCAAAACTCTTTATGGCAATCTTGGCCAAAGCGTTTACAGATTGAGGGCCTCGAATACAAAGAGTCATGTGCGAACTCAAATAATTCTCGTCAAAGTAGTGTTGCAACTCATCTTTCAGGTTCAACCCCTGAGCCTGCGCCATACTTTTCAGAGTGGACATGTTACCAGTGCCAAATCGATGAAATGTATGTTTTTCGCTGGATAATAATCGAGCAGCATGGTAGAATATTTTGGAGCTGGAAGACAGGTTACCATTGTGCTCACTCTCTATCGCGTATATCTCCTTGTTGATGAGATCAGACTGAAACAAGGGTTCAACAAAGAATGATGAGAAAACCTCTACTGCCTGATGAAAGCTCATCTCCTCGGAAGTATGAATGCTGGGCAACTCAAAATAAAACGACGTCTGTTCTCCTGTTGTGAATGCATTTTGTAATCCATTATATTTAGCAATCATCCCATGATAAGTTCCCGGAACGGGGAACCTTCTGGACCCTGCAGCTAAGAGCATGTGTTCGCATAAATGAGCCAAGCCAGGTATCTCGTCAGGGTCATTGTGCGAACCCGTCGCTACCGTGAGAGAACATCCACTTGAATTTTCCGTCGGATCCGATATCAAAAGAGTCTCCATTCCGTTGGGTAATTTGCACAGCCTGTGTGTTCTATTCTCGAGAGAGACCGGCGTATAAAACTGGATATCGTAATGTTTAACATTGGACCACGACATATCTTCGCCCACTACAAATCGATCAAGTGGTATGCGAATT containing:
- the AXL1 gene encoding Axl1p (similar to Saccharomyces cerevisiae AXL1 (YPR122W); ancestral locus Anc_3.455); this translates as MSWSNVKHYDIQFYTPVSLENRTHRLCKLPNGMETLLISDPTENSSGCSLTVATGSHNDPDEIPGLAHLCEHMLLAAGSRRFPVPGTYHGMIAKYNGLQNAFTTGEQTSFYFELPSIHTSEEMSFHQAVEVFSSFFVEPLFQSDLINKEIYAIESEHNGNLSSSSKIFYHAARLLSSEKHTFHRFGTGNMSTLKSMAQAQGLNLKDELQHYFDENYLSSHMTLCIRGPQSVNALAKIAIKSFGDIPMYPSSRRNIIRSIKPSLRSPKKSSRRSKLTSPVLTQEEDEIHTTKILSDTWKEKYANCLCFSESEKQNAIFVNVHKLPMSRIFFPVHWQNTRFTKKDVVTFAHFWSEIFGDESEGSLCHYFKQEGWITSCYAFTSDFATNGMGLVLELSLTNTGWKKISSIVETISYVLIPLFSGNDTLTLSKFLSDQCSIDVLRFIYLPKESSPMQECSSLSCLMQEDLEALDLRCLFKGSPILSEESSISFFHENTDSERWWIGQAINFQMFLKEFMTTNNIRLILLGDLSTCPFFTETIQQDYSNKALKRDAAYDFEYLKVILNLNDGKPSCNMHYNFHFPKENCFKPKWANCSSTLNEILMTSSNKCRSASLSFAINSDLIKTIPTLVSQNEHHEMWILPDDVTGSLRFKSVVSIDVLSMQIKPSPENTMHLETLIQILFISLCPSLYPSIKLGFSYEFGCSTKGDVSISFTISGFSDGLKPVLVSLISTIRRIATDPEFPSKELLRKARVLVRNTYQEAANRSGVDVASVGLLVVLEKNMWTFNERMNALEDIDMEGFKAFCRSFLDGPKYLNLFIQGDISCADELNSYLNDSFTGHLQKYYKVQSTFKHHLSTKELEPGTNVYIQQPGQKDDPNNSIVYFIQTGKRNEMQILSLTAFTEYLLSLSIVSELRNRRQIGYLVMGGLRLLSDTVGLHITVMSDANCMTLESHIDEYFAYLEKEILGKLSQETFSENYVKPYVNLYKSTTADKLQKFAGPANLSNEIVGNVQSGDAFILNSSTMKRHKKFRNQILDKQYEFCDRETCVDLNFISLLTLPRYTQFYKETISLFSAKRSKLSIMITSPMNDGDVADRRLVSQLEFFLKMKGLVISSEEVADIVRAANGKPTLLAMQLFHSFKARNEAWKLCSTILKEITKMIWYGLRPPRGSDTNSIAQAWDESKGPAVALKVIEDIKTYKDA